The Mytilus trossulus isolate FHL-02 chromosome 13, PNRI_Mtr1.1.1.hap1, whole genome shotgun sequence genome has a segment encoding these proteins:
- the LOC134694940 gene encoding toll-like receptor 4, translating into MKISKLHKVTVYFVYCIVIVYTTKLTENTCMFDPRCKCYNSNLRVTCIDKNITGDNIPQYPRSVQKLSLWANLIEIIPRTTFNHMNNLSELDLSSNRLVYLEEETFDGLSNLKTLSLKRNYLNYSFAIPNNIFKPLVSLKYLNVGWNNLVEQSYQFPTFPSDLLSSLVQLESIEVDAIQPNIIRLFKFPDLYRSLTHLKSLEIGLCDLPYIQNVTFFNLHNLEYLDMHNCHTKSYERWTLRNGKKLKYLDISQNDLTDDGLSDLMSDLYFNDKLEILKMTNSFHSVYVFVPQYFAFDLNATKIKEIYVNENSFVEAVGTDKYFMLPPTLKVCDFANNKLSKFYFGMPYLSILNLRNNTLGAYLSTERYTNSSNTELKEVDLSLNFIQDLSFAIFHGHDQAVKIDLSHNKLTDITFDLSHLVSLKRLDLSYNNISGISSQTSMDTLRKLSKTSKLKIDLSNNLLKCSCQNMKFLQWMDANLNLLIHTSTYRCRFENNNVIHLTNVNAVVKQLEKECSSFTTLIICITVGIIMSLLILSAGLLYRFRWRLRYLYYMTRHKYKVFQNIQSSTTYKYDAFISYANEETDFVVSEVIPNLERDENLKLCVHQRDFVPGEDITQNITNGIHQSRFTICIVTQSFLDSYYCMFEFNMARMESIYSRDGQNILFLVFYEQLRPKDLPLVILELVQKQSYIEYPNDEQGNVVFWRKIAESLGSSE; encoded by the coding sequence ATGAAGATATCCAAATTACACAAGGTCACAGTCTATTTCGTGTACTGCATCGTGATTGTTTATACAACGAAACTGacagaaaatacatgtatgtttgatCCACGATGTAAATGTTACAATTCAAATCTGAGAGTTACTTGTATTGATAAAAACATCACTGGTGACAACATTCCTCAATATCCAAGGAGTGTACAAAAACTTTCTCTTTGggctaatttgatagaaataatTCCCCGAACAACATTTAATCACATGAACAATCTATCTGAGTTAGATTTATCTTCTAATAGACTTGTATATCTAGAGGAAGAAACTTTTGATGGTTTATCAAATCtaaaaactttatctttaaaaagGAATTATTTAAACTATAGCTTCGCAATaccaaataatattttcaagCCATTGGTTTcgttaaaatatttgaatgtagGGTGGAATAATTTGGTCGAACAAAGTTACCAATTTCCAACTTTTCCAAGCGATTTACTATCATCTCTAGTTCAATTAGAGAGCATAGAAGTAGATGCAATACAGCCAAATATAATACGATTATTTAAATTTCCAGACCTATACAGATCATTGACGCATCTTAAAAGTTTGGAAATAGGTCTTTGTGATTTGccttatatacaaaatgtaacgTTTTTCAATCTTCACAATCTTGAGTATCTTGACATGCATAACTGTCACACGAAAAGCTATGAACGTTGGACATTGCGAAATGGAAAAAAGCTCAAATATCTAGACATTTCACAAAACGATTTAACTGACGACGGTCTGTCTGATTTGATGTCCGATTTATATTTCAACGACAAACTTGAGATCTTGAAAATGACAAATTCCTTTCATTCTGTATATGTATTTGTGCCACAATACTTTGCTTTTGATTTAAACGcaacaaaaataaaggaaatttatgtaaatgaaaacAGTTTTGTAGAAGCTGTTGGTACCGATAAGTATTTCATGTTACCTCCCACATTGAAAGTATGCGATTTTGCAAATAATAAACTGTCGAAGTTCTATTTTGGAATGCCTTACTTGTCGATATTGAACCTACGAAATAACACACTGGGTGCATACCTTTCAACTGAAAGATATACTAACTCTAGTAATACTGAACTCAAAGAAGTTGATTTATCCCTCAATTTTATTCAGGATTTATCTTTTGCCATATTTCACGGACATGATCAAGCCGTAAAAATAGATCTGAGTCATAACAAATTAACGGATATTACTTTCGATCTTTCTCATTTAGTCAGTTTAAAAAGATTGGATTTATCATATAACAACATCAGTGGAATATCTTCACAAACATCTATGGATACTTTACGCAAACTCTCAAAAACatcaaagttgaaaattgaTCTTTCAAATAACCTATTAAAATGTAGCTGCCAAAACATGAAATTCTTACAATGGATGGACGCAAATTTAAATTTGCTCATACACACATCTACATACAGGTGCCggtttgaaaacaataatgttATCCATCTGACAAATGTAAATGCAGTTGTCAAGCAACTTGAAAAGGAATGCAGCTCGTTTACCACGTTAATTATTTGTATAACTGTGGGAATAATTATGTCTCTTCTTATTCTATCAGCTGGATTACTGTACAGGTTTCGATGGAGATTACGCTATCTGTATTATATGACAAGACATAAGTACAAGGTATTCCAAAATATTCAATCTAGCACTACTTATAAGTACGATGCATTCATATCATATGCAAATGAAGAAACCGATTTCGTTGTGAGTGAAGTTATACCAAACTTGGAACGTGATGAAAACTTGAAACTCTGCGTACATCAGCGGGATTTCGTTCCAGGAGAAGATATAACACAAAACATTACCAATGGCATTCACCAAAGTAGGTTCACTATATGCATAGTAACCCAATCGTTTCTTGATTCGTATTATTGCATGTTTGAATTTAACATGGCACGAATGGAAAGTATATATTCCAGAGATGGTCAAAACATTCTCTTTCTGGTCTTCTATGAACAACTGCGTCCAAAAGATCTGCCGTTAGTCATCCTTGAGTTAGTTCAGAAACAATCGTATATCGAGTACCCAAATGATGAACAAGGAAATGTTGTGTTTTGGAGGAAAATAGCGGAATCGTTAGGTTCATctgaataa